The Nitrospirota bacterium genome window below encodes:
- a CDS encoding peptide deformylase yields MSILKVARMGHPVLRKVAEPVPLEAIRGPETQSLIDDMIETMHEYGGAGLAAPQVHVSRQIVVIEVNGNERYPEARAIPLCVLVNPTVSAETEEMEEDWEGCLSIPDLRGRVPRYMRVSVKSFDREGKRQDFEAEGFFARAIQHECDHLIGTLFVERMKDLKALSFLGEYYRYQTDSPGETGTD; encoded by the coding sequence ATGTCGATTCTGAAGGTCGCGCGCATGGGGCATCCGGTCCTCCGAAAAGTTGCGGAGCCCGTTCCGCTGGAAGCCATTCGCGGCCCGGAAACACAGTCGCTCATCGACGACATGATCGAGACCATGCACGAATACGGCGGAGCGGGACTGGCGGCGCCGCAGGTTCACGTGTCGAGGCAGATTGTCGTCATCGAAGTGAACGGCAATGAGCGGTATCCTGAAGCCCGGGCCATTCCCCTTTGCGTCCTCGTCAACCCGACGGTCTCCGCCGAGACGGAGGAAATGGAGGAGGATTGGGAGGGCTGCCTGAGTATTCCGGACCTTCGCGGCCGCGTCCCCCGCTACATGAGAGTATCCGTCAAGAGTTTCGACCGCGAAGGGAAACGGCAGGATTTCGAGGCCGAAGGGTTTTTCGCGCGCGCCATTCAGCACGAATGCGATCACCTCATCGGCACGCTCTTTGTCGAACGCATGAAGGACCTCAAGGCCCTCAGCTTCCTCGGCGAATATTACCGCTACCAGACGGATTCGCCGGGCGAGACTGGAACGGATTGA
- a CDS encoding homoserine dehydrogenase: protein MVRTAKRTLGMLGCGTVGAEVIHSLLHRSSAPVSIKRVAVRDISKRRPIGPVAKRLTTDWREVVDDPEIEVVLELMGGETPALAAIKRALENGKSVITANKLVLSRHGHDLHEIAAGRGAFLGFRATLAGIHPIIFYLHSSIPSGKTIRSVHAVLNGTCNFVLDTMESRGVTFDEAVRRAQNAGFAEADPSLDVDGIDTMNKITIINRLIYGAFRGDAATIERNGLREGIREITPQDLAFASELGYCVKLLGIIENVNGFRSVRAHPALVRKDHPLAVLRGAENGIVIVDEYAEESCWTGLGAGAKPTRIAVLQDLYEWGQGRRSISPLPSKTFKFLPSDQLVCKYFLRFTVIDRPGVLAQISRVLWKNHISISAVVQKERREGDRVPLIITTHDARERNVRRAFGTILKLAVVKSPSTFIRIVV from the coding sequence ATGGTTCGAACGGCGAAACGTACCCTTGGAATGCTCGGCTGCGGAACCGTCGGCGCGGAGGTCATCCATTCGCTTCTTCACCGAAGCTCGGCGCCCGTGTCCATCAAGAGGGTGGCCGTGAGAGACATTTCCAAACGGAGGCCGATCGGACCGGTTGCGAAGCGGTTGACCACGGACTGGCGTGAAGTGGTGGACGATCCGGAGATTGAAGTGGTCCTGGAACTTATGGGAGGGGAGACGCCCGCGCTGGCCGCGATTAAGCGCGCGCTGGAGAACGGCAAGTCCGTGATTACCGCCAACAAACTCGTGCTCTCCCGGCATGGGCATGACTTGCACGAAATCGCCGCCGGGCGCGGCGCTTTTCTGGGTTTTCGTGCCACGTTGGCGGGAATCCACCCGATCATTTTCTATCTGCACTCTTCCATTCCCTCCGGGAAAACGATCCGAAGCGTACACGCGGTTCTGAACGGAACGTGCAACTTCGTTCTGGATACCATGGAATCCCGGGGGGTCACGTTTGATGAAGCGGTCCGGCGGGCGCAGAACGCGGGTTTTGCCGAAGCCGACCCCAGCTTGGACGTGGACGGGATCGACACCATGAACAAGATTACGATCATCAATCGATTGATCTATGGCGCATTTCGGGGAGACGCGGCCACCATCGAGAGAAACGGCCTTCGCGAGGGCATTCGGGAGATCACGCCGCAGGACCTGGCCTTTGCCTCGGAGCTCGGCTATTGCGTGAAACTGTTGGGCATCATCGAGAACGTGAATGGTTTCCGGTCGGTCCGAGCCCATCCCGCTTTGGTGAGGAAGGACCACCCTCTTGCGGTCTTGAGAGGTGCGGAAAACGGCATCGTCATTGTCGATGAATACGCGGAAGAATCGTGCTGGACGGGGCTGGGAGCCGGAGCGAAACCGACGCGTATCGCGGTCCTCCAGGATCTTTATGAGTGGGGGCAGGGTCGAAGGAGTATTTCTCCCCTGCCGTCGAAAACCTTCAAGTTTCTCCCCTCGGATCAACTCGTATGCAAGTATTTCCTGCGGTTTACGGTGATCGACCGGCCCGGCGTACTCGCCCAGATCTCACGCGTCCTTTGGAAGAATCACATTAGTATCTCCGCCGTGGTGCAGAAAGAACGGAGGGAGGGTGATCGGGTGCCCCTGATCATCACGACGCATGATGCCCGGGAGCGGAACGTTCGCCGTGCGTTTGGCACGATCTTGAAGTTGGCCGTGGTGAAATCCCCCAGCACCTTCATCCGTATTGTGGTCTGA